In Arcobacter ellisii, a genomic segment contains:
- a CDS encoding ATP-dependent zinc protease family protein, producing MSQKKIIGRREIVDILDLELYGLDAKIDTGADSNSLHCDDIFIDNENKIVTFKLLDEVHPAYHGKKIVMPLYKLKKVKSSNGTVQLRATIQVTVSFFGKKYKTDISLTDRSDMKYPMLIGRKFLVNRFLVDVSKEYLTKVI from the coding sequence ATGTCACAAAAAAAGATTATAGGAAGAAGAGAAATAGTTGATATTTTAGATTTAGAACTATATGGTTTAGATGCTAAAATTGATACAGGAGCTGATTCAAACTCATTACATTGCGATGATATTTTTATTGATAATGAAAATAAAATTGTAACTTTTAAATTATTGGATGAAGTTCATCCAGCTTACCATGGAAAAAAAATAGTAATGCCCCTTTACAAATTAAAAAAAGTAAAAAGTTCAAATGGAACAGTTCAATTAAGAGCGACAATTCAAGTAACAGTCTCTTTTTTTGGAAAAAAATATAAGACAGATATATCATTAACAGATAGGTCAGATATGAAGTATCCTATGTTAATTGGTAGAAAGTTTTTAGTTAATAGATTCCTAGTTGATGTTTCAAAAGAATATCTAACAAAAGTTATATAA
- a CDS encoding sensor domain-containing phosphodiesterase, with protein MNTRIFLKIAWLFILGLLSYLFFVVFFLSPKINYFLTNTEINNSKTQFDRMVWVINEKSRSIENKENFEKEIQLLLSGVILGKSGYAFIFDSKGKIIFDPSGEFTSKEFDKSLIPGVEKKYLFEELKKAYNEKRVFEYNWNRVYDPHNYSYEKLSWIDYNEKLDWYIVSNIYKDDFTSFVAGTNSLILNISMVLFGVLSIIAIIISVKVIAPINKMFKEVQKANVTTEFENGVKEKDEIGFLATQFNTLLDQVENNRKNFEEQVQVKTKEIQDRLYYDDLTNLKNRTALEDDIKDNDFVSIALIDVDAFGDINELYGFSTGNLVLIEVAKILNEFATKFSVTPYRIYGNVFCLADKKMMGFTKYDEFISELCTIFKNRPIRIEELDIDVFINVTLGISIAQDEPIKAATIALKKAKKANMKFFVYNNEIDTKEIIKKSMYWREKLKTAIEEDAVVPFYQPIFNRNNEIVKYETLMRIKDVNEKGETVYLSPFLFLDISVKTKQYLQLSNQIISKAFLDLSKTKRQITFNLSFKDILDTDFIISLDKNIDKLENENKQRVVFEILESDYISDYTLLEDFILKYRKQGIKIAIDDFGTGYSNFAHILKIRPNYIKIDGSLIKNINNDKNSYEMVKSIVDFSKALNIKVVAEFVHSKEVYENLLDLGVDEFQGFYLGEPSLKIE; from the coding sequence ATGAATACTAGAATTTTTCTAAAGATTGCTTGGTTGTTTATTTTAGGACTTTTGTCTTATTTGTTTTTTGTTGTTTTCTTTTTATCGCCAAAAATTAATTATTTTTTAACAAATACAGAAATAAACAATTCTAAAACTCAATTTGATAGAATGGTTTGGGTAATAAATGAAAAATCTAGAAGTATTGAAAATAAAGAAAATTTTGAAAAAGAGATTCAATTATTACTTTCAGGAGTAATTTTAGGAAAATCAGGATATGCCTTTATCTTTGATAGTAAAGGAAAGATTATTTTTGACCCAAGTGGAGAATTTACATCAAAAGAGTTTGACAAATCTTTAATTCCTGGAGTTGAAAAAAAATATTTATTTGAAGAATTGAAAAAAGCTTATAATGAAAAAAGAGTTTTTGAATATAACTGGAATAGAGTTTATGACCCACATAATTATTCTTATGAAAAACTATCTTGGATTGATTATAATGAAAAATTAGATTGGTATATAGTTTCAAATATTTATAAAGATGATTTTACAAGTTTTGTTGCTGGAACTAACTCTTTAATTTTAAATATTTCAATGGTTTTATTTGGTGTATTATCAATTATTGCAATTATAATTAGTGTTAAAGTTATTGCACCTATAAATAAAATGTTTAAAGAAGTTCAAAAAGCAAATGTAACAACTGAGTTTGAAAATGGCGTTAAAGAAAAAGATGAAATAGGATTTTTAGCAACACAATTTAATACTTTACTCGACCAAGTTGAAAATAATAGAAAGAATTTTGAAGAACAAGTTCAAGTTAAAACAAAAGAGATTCAAGATAGGTTATATTATGATGATTTAACAAATCTAAAAAATAGAACAGCTTTAGAAGATGATATAAAAGATAATGATTTTGTATCAATTGCTTTAATTGATGTTGATGCTTTTGGTGATATAAACGAACTTTATGGTTTTTCAACTGGAAATTTAGTATTAATAGAAGTTGCAAAAATATTAAATGAATTTGCAACAAAATTTAGTGTTACTCCATATAGAATTTATGGAAATGTATTTTGTTTAGCAGATAAAAAAATGATGGGTTTTACAAAATATGACGAGTTTATAAGTGAACTTTGTACAATATTTAAAAATAGACCAATTCGTATAGAAGAGTTAGATATTGATGTTTTTATAAATGTTACTTTAGGTATTTCAATTGCTCAAGATGAACCAATAAAAGCAGCAACAATTGCACTTAAAAAAGCAAAAAAAGCAAATATGAAGTTTTTTGTTTACAATAATGAAATTGACACAAAAGAGATTATAAAAAAATCAATGTATTGGAGAGAAAAATTAAAAACAGCAATTGAAGAAGATGCTGTTGTACCTTTTTATCAACCAATTTTTAATAGAAATAATGAGATTGTTAAGTATGAAACATTGATGAGAATAAAAGATGTTAATGAAAAGGGTGAAACTGTTTATTTAAGTCCATTCTTATTTTTAGATATTTCAGTTAAAACAAAACAATATTTACAATTATCAAATCAAATTATTTCAAAAGCTTTTCTTGATTTATCAAAAACAAAAAGACAAATAACTTTTAATTTAAGTTTTAAAGATATTTTAGATACGGATTTTATAATCTCTTTAGATAAAAATATTGATAAATTAGAAAATGAAAATAAACAAAGAGTTGTATTTGAAATTTTAGAAAGTGATTATATTAGTGATTATACTTTGTTAGAAGATTTTATTTTAAAGTATAGAAAACAAGGTATAAAAATAGCAATTGATGATTTTGGAACAGGATATTCAAATTTTGCTCATATTCTAAAAATAAGACCAAACTATATAAAAATTGATGGTTCTTTAATAAAAAATATTAATAATGACAAAAACTCTTATGAAATGGTAAAATCAATAGTTGATTTTTCAAAAGCTTTAAATATAAAAGTTGTTGCAGAATTTGTACATTCAAAAGAAGTATATGAAAATCTTTTAGATTTAGGTGTTGATGAATTTCAAGGTTTTTATTTGGGTGAACCTTCTTTAAAGATTGAGTAA
- a CDS encoding phosphatidylserine decarboxylase gives MHITNLISQYFGKFAKKEFPTFIQKIINASYVKLMGLNMSEFKNARYYKSLNDLFTRELIIKREIDTDINTIISPTDSLITECGILKDDIALQIKGMEYSVEELLTFYCTDNFERLKDGSFMNFYLSPKDYHRYHAPCNFKLKKLIHVPGKLYPVNLKYLNKEFELFVQNERVILECENNGKLFYMVFVGALNVGQMVFEFENRVETNTDTKEIKVYTYDNIEITKGDCLGYFKMGSTVVMIWEKDSVQIEDLLNQNVRFGQKIAKI, from the coding sequence ATGCATATTACAAATCTAATTTCTCAATATTTTGGAAAGTTCGCTAAAAAAGAGTTCCCAACATTTATTCAAAAAATTATAAATGCAAGTTATGTAAAACTGATGGGACTTAACATGAGTGAATTTAAAAATGCAAGATATTATAAATCTTTAAATGATTTATTCACTAGAGAACTAATAATTAAAAGAGAAATAGATACAGATATAAATACGATTATTTCTCCAACTGATAGTTTAATCACAGAGTGTGGAATTTTAAAAGATGATATTGCATTACAAATAAAAGGTATGGAATACAGCGTAGAAGAGTTATTAACATTCTACTGTACGGATAATTTTGAGAGATTAAAAGATGGTTCATTTATGAATTTTTATCTATCACCAAAAGATTATCATAGATATCACGCACCATGTAATTTTAAATTAAAAAAATTAATTCATGTTCCGGGAAAACTTTATCCTGTAAATTTAAAATATCTAAATAAAGAGTTTGAACTTTTTGTTCAAAATGAAAGAGTAATTTTAGAGTGCGAAAACAATGGAAAACTTTTTTATATGGTTTTTGTTGGAGCATTAAATGTAGGACAAATGGTATTTGAATTTGAAAATAGAGTTGAAACAAATACAGATACAAAAGAGATAAAAGTTTATACTTATGACAATATTGAAATAACAAAAGGTGATTGTTTAGGTTACTTTAAAATGGGTTCAACTGTTGTTATGATTTGGGAAAAAGATTCTGTACAAATAGAGGATTTATTAAATCAAAATGTTAGATTTGGTCAAAAAATAGCAAAAATATAA
- the mltA gene encoding murein transglycosylase A, which produces MKNILFILFVLFFVTACSSKKELIEKSEIKKETAIEEKEQINRMELVSFPQIEGFFEDDLDYALEVFKKDCKRSKRYELFEEVCKKAESEKDGRKFFITNFQPYKLIDSKSSDEGTITGYYEPLLYGSLKKTKKYKYPVYKIPKNLIFSDDENVKNHKSRGKMVGNKIVPYDTRKEIEENPKNPNLEVIAYVDDKYDLFFLHIQGSGKIQLDNGKLINVGYAEQNGWPYTGIGNYMLEKGYLTKNDLSIQGMKEFFIKNPSKIDEVLNINASYIFFKVSKEGAKGSLGSVLTAKRNLAVDRSYIPLGMPIFLSTKNPITKKPMNQLMVAADVGGAIKGEIRADFFWGFGSTAFEYAGRMKEKGKMYILVPKK; this is translated from the coding sequence ATGAAAAATATATTATTTATTCTTTTTGTTTTATTTTTTGTAACAGCTTGTTCAAGTAAAAAAGAGTTAATTGAAAAAAGTGAAATTAAAAAAGAGACAGCAATAGAAGAAAAAGAACAAATAAATAGAATGGAATTAGTCTCTTTTCCTCAGATTGAGGGATTTTTTGAAGATGATTTAGATTATGCTTTAGAAGTATTTAAAAAAGATTGCAAAAGATCAAAAAGATATGAGTTATTTGAAGAAGTTTGTAAAAAAGCTGAATCTGAAAAAGATGGAAGAAAATTTTTTATAACAAACTTTCAACCATATAAATTAATTGATAGTAAATCAAGTGATGAAGGTACTATCACAGGTTATTATGAACCACTTTTATATGGAAGTTTGAAAAAAACAAAAAAGTATAAATATCCAGTTTATAAAATTCCGAAAAATCTAATTTTTTCAGATGATGAAAATGTGAAAAATCATAAGTCAAGAGGAAAAATGGTTGGAAATAAGATTGTTCCTTATGACACAAGAAAAGAGATAGAAGAAAATCCTAAAAATCCAAATTTAGAAGTAATTGCTTATGTTGATGATAAATATGATCTATTTTTTCTTCATATTCAAGGTTCAGGGAAAATTCAATTAGATAATGGAAAATTGATAAATGTAGGTTATGCTGAACAAAATGGCTGGCCATATACAGGAATTGGAAATTATATGCTTGAAAAAGGGTATTTAACAAAAAATGATTTATCTATTCAAGGTATGAAAGAGTTTTTTATAAAAAATCCTTCAAAAATTGATGAAGTTTTGAATATAAATGCGAGTTACATATTTTTTAAAGTTTCAAAAGAGGGAGCAAAAGGAAGTCTTGGTAGTGTATTAACAGCAAAAAGAAATTTAGCAGTTGATAGAAGTTATATTCCTCTTGGAATGCCAATATTTTTAAGTACAAAAAATCCAATTACAAAAAAACCGATGAATCAATTAATGGTTGCTGCTGATGTTGGTGGGGCTATAAAAGGTGAAATTAGAGCTGATTTTTTCTGGGGATTTGGTTCTACTGCTTTTGAATATGCTGGAAGAATGAAAGAAAAAGGGAAAATGTATATTTTAGTTCCTAAAAAATAG
- the dnaK gene encoding molecular chaperone DnaK: MSKVIGIDLGTTNSCIAVYENGEAKIIPNKEGKNTTPSIVAFTDKGEVLVGDPAKRQAITNPEKTIYSIKRIMGLMMDEPNAKAAQSKVGYKIVDRSGAAAVEIAGKVYTPQEISAKILSKLKADAEEYLGQTVTDAVITVPAYFNDAQRKATQEAGTIAGLNVLRIINEPTAASLAYGLDKKGEEKVLVYDLGGGTFDVTVLEIGDGTFEVLSTDGNAFLGGDDFDNAIIDWLAKEFKDENGFDIKNDKMALQRLKDAAENAKKELSSAESTEINLPFISMGNAGPIHLVKSLTRAKFESMTEHLINETLDHIKIALKDAGLSKDEIQEIIMVGGSTRLPKANKVVRDFFGKDLNKGVNPDEVVAAGAAVQAGVLKGDVKDVLLLDVTPLSLGIETLGGVMTKLIEKGTTIPVKKSQVFSTADDNQPAVSIHVCQGEREFAKDNKSLGMFELSDIPAAPRGVPQIEVTFDIDANGVLNVSAKDKGTGKENKITISGSSGLSDAEIEKMVQEAEANKEADAKKKAVIEVRNQADALLHSTRKTLEENENAISEDEKKAIIDAAADLEETLKDENATKEQIEEKLKTLTEKSHKLAEAMYKKEGGDQAGAQPNQKAKKDDDDVIDAEVE; this comes from the coding sequence ATGAGTAAAGTAATAGGAATAGATTTAGGAACAACAAACTCTTGTATAGCAGTTTATGAAAATGGGGAAGCAAAAATTATCCCAAATAAAGAGGGAAAAAACACAACTCCTTCAATTGTTGCATTTACAGACAAAGGTGAAGTTTTAGTTGGAGATCCAGCAAAAAGACAAGCAATCACAAATCCAGAAAAAACTATTTATTCTATTAAAAGAATTATGGGTCTAATGATGGATGAGCCAAATGCAAAAGCTGCTCAATCTAAAGTTGGATATAAAATTGTTGACAGAAGTGGAGCAGCAGCAGTTGAAATCGCTGGAAAAGTATATACTCCACAAGAAATTTCAGCAAAAATTTTATCAAAATTAAAAGCTGATGCAGAAGAATATTTAGGACAAACTGTAACTGATGCAGTTATTACAGTACCTGCATATTTCAATGATGCGCAAAGAAAAGCTACTCAAGAAGCTGGAACAATTGCAGGATTAAACGTACTAAGAATTATCAATGAGCCAACAGCTGCTTCTTTAGCTTATGGTTTAGATAAAAAAGGTGAAGAAAAAGTTCTAGTTTACGATTTAGGTGGAGGAACTTTTGACGTTACTGTTTTAGAAATTGGTGATGGTACATTTGAAGTTCTTTCAACTGATGGAAATGCATTCTTAGGTGGAGATGACTTCGATAACGCGATTATTGATTGGTTAGCAAAAGAGTTCAAAGATGAAAATGGTTTTGATATTAAAAACGACAAAATGGCGTTACAAAGATTAAAAGATGCAGCTGAAAATGCTAAAAAAGAGTTATCATCTGCTGAATCAACAGAGATTAACTTACCATTTATCTCTATGGGAAATGCAGGACCAATTCACTTAGTTAAATCTTTAACAAGAGCAAAATTTGAGTCTATGACTGAACATTTAATAAATGAAACTTTAGACCACATCAAAATTGCATTAAAAGATGCTGGATTAAGTAAAGATGAAATTCAAGAAATTATTATGGTTGGTGGATCTACAAGATTACCAAAAGCTAATAAAGTTGTAAGAGATTTCTTTGGAAAAGACTTAAATAAAGGTGTAAATCCTGATGAAGTAGTTGCAGCTGGTGCCGCTGTTCAAGCTGGAGTTTTAAAAGGTGATGTTAAAGATGTATTATTATTAGACGTTACTCCATTATCTTTAGGAATTGAGACTTTAGGTGGAGTTATGACTAAATTAATTGAAAAAGGTACAACAATCCCTGTTAAAAAATCTCAAGTATTTAGTACAGCTGATGATAATCAACCTGCTGTTTCTATTCACGTATGTCAAGGTGAGAGAGAATTTGCTAAAGATAACAAATCTTTAGGTATGTTTGAATTATCAGATATTCCAGCAGCTCCAAGAGGTGTTCCTCAAATTGAAGTAACATTTGATATTGATGCAAATGGTGTTTTAAATGTATCTGCTAAAGATAAAGGAACTGGAAAAGAGAACAAAATTACTATTTCTGGTTCATCTGGATTAAGTGATGCAGAAATTGAAAAAATGGTTCAAGAAGCAGAAGCAAACAAAGAAGCAGATGCTAAGAAAAAAGCTGTAATTGAAGTAAGAAATCAAGCAGATGCATTATTACACTCTACAAGAAAAACTTTAGAAGAAAATGAAAATGCAATTTCTGAAGATGAGAAAAAAGCAATTATTGATGCAGCAGCTGATTTAGAAGAGACTTTAAAAGATGAAAATGCTACAAAAGAGCAAATTGAAGAAAAATTAAAAACTTTAACTGAAAAATCTCACAAATTAGCAGAAGCTATGTATAAAAAAGAGGGTGGAGACCAAGCTGGTGCTCAACCAAACCAAAAAGCAAAAAAAGATGACGATGATGTTATCGATGCTGAAGTAGAGTAA
- the grpE gene encoding nucleotide exchange factor GrpE: MSEQTKEELVEQETAQEETTTETTEETVSKEESLEEKIARLEEELKQSEEKYLRVHADFENIKKRLEREKYQAIDYASEKFAKDLLTPIDTLEMALASANADIDASELLRKLKEGIELTIKNFNTTFEKHNITKVETDGEFDPNVHNAVMQVDSENHESGQIVQELQKGYKLKDRLLRPSMVSIAN, encoded by the coding sequence GTGAGTGAACAAACAAAAGAAGAATTAGTAGAACAAGAAACAGCTCAAGAAGAGACAACAACTGAAACAACAGAAGAAACAGTTTCAAAAGAAGAGAGTTTAGAAGAAAAAATTGCTAGACTTGAAGAAGAGTTAAAACAAAGTGAAGAGAAATATTTAAGAGTTCATGCGGACTTTGAAAATATTAAAAAAAGATTGGAGAGAGAAAAATATCAAGCAATTGATTATGCAAGTGAAAAATTTGCAAAAGATTTATTAACTCCAATTGATACACTTGAAATGGCTTTAGCTTCTGCAAATGCAGATATTGATGCTAGTGAATTATTAAGAAAATTAAAAGAAGGAATTGAACTTACTATTAAAAATTTCAATACTACTTTTGAAAAACATAATATTACAAAAGTTGAAACTGATGGAGAATTTGATCCAAATGTTCACAATGCAGTTATGCAAGTTGATAGTGAAAACCACGAATCTGGACAAATTGTTCAAGAGTTACAAAAGGGTTATAAATTAAAAGATAGACTTTTAAGACCTTCTATGGTTAGTATAGCTAACTAG
- a CDS encoding heat-shock protein — translation MIDKKEFLLQSIIKAYIEHLEPIGSTQLKSMYDITYSPATIRGYFKKLGEEGYLAQEHISSGRTPTTEALKQYWQSKLSFKLKGINLRALEYFASNIGLSVFIKKEKADKLRNILNVENRYMILEFSSFAINVRYSDALYRFLKDMIDLDLKDIIKISKDVGAYEVYESINQSLQNSDFQIFNYKEFLTLALNYNFDEYTINSFLKGHILDDLKEGLYFEKLLPNNYIGICNYCKINNEDVKMLVVGELPKDYEFFYEKITTF, via the coding sequence ATGATTGATAAAAAAGAGTTTTTATTACAATCTATTATTAAAGCTTACATAGAACATTTAGAGCCAATTGGTTCTACACAATTAAAATCTATGTACGATATTACTTATTCACCTGCAACTATTAGAGGTTACTTTAAAAAGCTAGGTGAAGAAGGGTATCTTGCACAAGAACATATAAGTAGTGGAAGAACACCAACAACTGAAGCTTTAAAACAGTATTGGCAATCAAAGCTGAGTTTTAAACTAAAGGGTATAAATTTAAGAGCTTTAGAATATTTTGCCTCAAATATTGGACTGTCTGTTTTTATAAAAAAAGAGAAAGCTGATAAATTAAGAAATATTTTAAATGTTGAAAATAGATATATGATATTAGAATTTTCTTCATTTGCTATAAATGTTAGATATTCAGATGCATTGTATAGATTTTTGAAAGATATGATAGATTTGGATTTAAAAGATATCATAAAAATCTCAAAAGATGTTGGTGCATATGAAGTTTATGAATCTATAAATCAGAGTTTACAAAATTCAGATTTTCAGATTTTTAATTATAAAGAGTTTTTAACATTAGCTTTAAATTACAATTTTGATGAATATACAATAAATAGCTTCTTAAAGGGTCATATTTTAGATGATTTAAAAGAAGGTTTATATTTTGAAAAATTATTACCAAATAATTATATAGGTATCTGTAATTATTGTAAAATAAACAATGAAGATGTAAAGATGTTAGTTGTTGGTGAATTACCAAAAGATTATGAATTTTTTTATGAAAAAATTACAACTTTTTAG
- a CDS encoding TAXI family TRAP transporter solute-binding subunit, which translates to MKFNGKKIATATLIGMLSIPAFGAEFVTIGTGGVTGTYYPTGGAICRLVNQYKKETKLRCSVESTGGSVYNVNTIKNGELDFGIVQSDIVYQASKGEGAFEGAAIPKLKSVMAIYPELLTLVTRKDANINSLVDVKGKRINLGNPGSGNEATALALFDESGIKKTDLKFAGALKASEMPDALRDNKIDGYFYMVGHPTANIKDASNSVDVKITPIEGANVDSLIKKYPYFAKSNVPGGMYKGNDVDTPTFGVKAVLVTSDDVSSNAVYAVVKAILENFDEFKQLHPAYSNITKESLLEGLSAPLHEGAKKYYQEIGLIK; encoded by the coding sequence ATGAAATTTAATGGCAAAAAAATAGCTACTGCTACTTTAATTGGAATGTTATCTATTCCAGCTTTTGGAGCTGAATTCGTAACTATTGGAACAGGTGGAGTAACAGGAACTTATTACCCAACTGGTGGAGCTATTTGTAGATTAGTAAACCAATATAAAAAAGAGACAAAACTTAGATGTTCTGTTGAATCAACTGGTGGTTCGGTTTATAATGTTAATACTATTAAAAATGGTGAATTAGATTTTGGTATTGTTCAATCTGATATTGTTTATCAAGCAAGTAAAGGTGAAGGTGCTTTTGAAGGTGCTGCTATTCCTAAATTAAAATCTGTTATGGCTATTTATCCTGAATTACTTACTTTAGTTACTAGAAAAGATGCAAATATCAACTCTTTAGTAGATGTAAAAGGGAAAAGAATTAACCTTGGAAATCCAGGAAGTGGAAATGAAGCAACAGCTTTAGCTTTATTTGATGAAAGTGGAATCAAAAAAACTGATTTAAAATTTGCAGGTGCATTAAAAGCTTCTGAAATGCCAGATGCATTAAGAGATAATAAAATTGATGGATATTTTTATATGGTTGGACACCCAACTGCAAATATCAAAGATGCTTCAAACTCTGTTGATGTAAAAATCACTCCAATTGAAGGTGCAAATGTTGATTCTTTAATCAAAAAATATCCATATTTTGCAAAATCAAATGTTCCTGGTGGAATGTACAAAGGAAATGATGTTGATACTCCAACATTTGGTGTAAAAGCTGTTCTTGTTACAAGTGATGATGTAAGTTCAAATGCAGTTTATGCAGTTGTTAAAGCAATTTTAGAAAACTTTGATGAATTTAAACAATTACACCCAGCATATAGCAATATTACAAAAGAGTCTTTATTAGAAGGATTATCTGCTCCTTTACATGAAGGTGCAAAAAAATATTACCAAGAAATTGGTTTAATTAAATAA
- a CDS encoding TRAP transporter permease: protein MAIYEEKPHNISQLEVEQAKETEVVLNEMEGQRVFGREHYEFWIISIIALAWSLYQLYIVIEPTNSTISRSIHLSFAMVLAFLIYPMIKKPYFLLKIRWFGYTFATVGLVTAGYIAFFYEELALRPGDYTTLDIVMAIIAVFILLEAGRRVLGLALSVIAIFFLAYDLLGPYMPELIVHKGASLNKLAGHMYLTTEGIFGVPLGVSAGFVFLFVLFGSLLDKAGAGEYFINLAFSMLGKYRGGPAKAAIVASGFTGIMSGSSIANTVTTGTFTIPLMKRTGFKPEQAGAVEVAGSTIGQLMPPIMGAAAFIMAEFLGMAYTDVVISAFIPAFVSYFALFYIVHLEALKLGLKGLKKEDLPEKLKTFLQGIHYLIPIFFLLYTLVVLRESAASAAFNAIMLLMILMVVQHPFRAFLAKEKITKEIWLSGFVDILAGMISGAKNMIPIAIATALAGIVVGSITLTGLGQVLLDVVETLSNGNIFAILILAALISLILGMGLPTTANYIVMASLTAPVILTLAADNGYLIPAIAAHLFVFYFGILADVTPPVGLAAYAAAGIAKADPIKTGIIGFMYNIRTAILPFMFFFNPELLLISAVDPLNPSDPHGWVWITNPFEIAVIFTTAFIGMIAFSCAMIGYCVTKTTIIERLLFLVPIPFMFLPKVIEANLPFVTNHYISYLIGIAILGGLYFIQKLRAKKEALI, encoded by the coding sequence ATGGCGATTTACGAAGAAAAACCCCATAACATTTCCCAACTAGAAGTCGAACAAGCAAAAGAGACTGAAGTTGTTTTAAATGAGATGGAAGGACAAAGAGTTTTTGGAAGAGAACATTATGAATTTTGGATTATCTCTATTATTGCTCTTGCTTGGTCATTATATCAACTTTATATTGTTATTGAACCGACAAACTCAACAATATCAAGATCGATTCACTTATCTTTTGCGATGGTATTAGCATTTTTAATCTATCCTATGATAAAAAAACCATACTTTTTATTAAAAATTAGATGGTTTGGTTATACCTTTGCAACAGTTGGTTTAGTAACAGCTGGTTATATTGCATTTTTTTACGAAGAGTTAGCTTTAAGACCTGGTGATTATACAACTTTAGATATTGTAATGGCTATTATTGCTGTATTTATTTTACTTGAAGCAGGTCGAAGAGTTTTAGGACTTGCACTTAGTGTTATTGCAATTTTCTTTTTAGCTTATGATTTACTTGGACCTTATATGCCTGAACTAATTGTTCATAAAGGTGCTAGTTTAAATAAACTTGCAGGTCATATGTATCTAACAACTGAAGGGATATTTGGTGTTCCTCTTGGAGTATCTGCTGGATTTGTATTTTTATTTGTACTTTTTGGTTCACTTTTAGATAAAGCAGGAGCTGGAGAATATTTTATTAATTTAGCTTTTTCTATGCTTGGGAAATATAGAGGAGGACCAGCTAAAGCTGCTATTGTTGCTTCTGGATTTACGGGAATTATGAGTGGAAGTTCTATTGCAAATACTGTAACAACAGGAACATTTACAATTCCACTTATGAAAAGAACGGGATTTAAACCTGAACAAGCAGGTGCTGTTGAAGTTGCTGGTTCAACTATTGGACAATTAATGCCACCAATTATGGGAGCTGCTGCTTTTATTATGGCAGAATTTTTAGGTATGGCATATACAGATGTTGTAATTAGTGCCTTTATTCCTGCATTTGTTTCTTATTTTGCTCTATTTTATATAGTTCATCTTGAAGCTTTAAAATTAGGTTTAAAAGGTCTAAAAAAAGAGGATTTACCTGAAAAATTAAAAACTTTTTTACAAGGTATTCACTATTTAATTCCTATTTTCTTCTTATTATATACATTAGTTGTATTAAGAGAGAGTGCTGCAAGTGCTGCGTTTAATGCAATTATGCTTTTAATGATTTTAATGGTTGTTCAACATCCATTTAGAGCTTTTTTAGCAAAAGAAAAAATTACAAAAGAGATTTGGCTTTCAGGATTTGTTGATATTTTAGCTGGAATGATAAGTGGTGCTAAAAATATGATTCCAATTGCAATTGCAACTGCATTAGCTGGGATTGTTGTTGGTTCAATTACACTTACAGGATTAGGACAAGTTTTACTTGATGTTGTTGAAACATTATCAAATGGTAATATTTTTGCAATTCTAATTTTAGCAGCTTTAATTTCATTGATTTTAGGAATGGGACTTCCAACAACTGCAAATTATATTGTTATGGCTTCATTAACGGCACCTGTTATTTTAACACTTGCTGCTGATAATGGTTATTTAATTCCTGCAATTGCAGCCCATTTATTTGTTTTCTACTTTGGTATCTTAGCTGATGTTACACCACCTGTTGGACTTGCAGCTTATGCAGCAGCTGGTATTGCAAAAGCAGACCCTATAAAAACGGGAATAATTGGATTTATGTACAATATTAGAACAGCAATTTTACCATTTATGTTCTTCTTTAATCCAGAGTTATTATTGATTTCAGCAGTTGACCCTTTAAATCCAAGTGATCCTCATGGTTGGGTTTGGATTACAAATCCATTTGAAATTGCAGTAATTTTCACAACAGCATTTATAGGTATGATAGCATTTTCTTGTGCAATGATTGGTTATTGCGTAACTAAAACAACAATTATTGAAAGATTACTGTTCTTAGTTCCAATTCCATTTATGTTCTTACCAAAAGTAATTGAAGCAAATTTACCTTTTGTTACAAATCACTATATTTCATATTTAATTGGTATTGCTATACTTGGTGGATTATATTTTATTCAAAAACTAAGAGCAAAAAAAGAGGCTTTAATATAA